One genomic window of Cannabis sativa cultivar Pink pepper isolate KNU-18-1 chromosome 2, ASM2916894v1, whole genome shotgun sequence includes the following:
- the LOC115721295 gene encoding uncharacterized protein LOC115721295 encodes MLSPQGRGAREDDLFTEEKMALIPNSLKWMIHEFLRLKDKRDIITIPVPRAFIAPRTQITLSGEDLQQVATCDYIGNQGMLFGMMHIWESINGLRKIFKFYDPELLTVHGINDEEQSQSFDDAARRLANWLSLMNNNHQMFFIPWNIGMHWTLVVVAPRKIIHLNPVKGRPIAEEIEQMIGR; translated from the exons atgctttctccacaaggccgtggtgcacgggaagatgacttgttcacggaagagaagatggcgttgatccctaattcgctaaaatggatgattcatgaattcctaaggctcaaagataaacgtgatataatcacaattcctgtcccccgagcattcattgcaccgcgtacccagatcacgttatctggagaggatttgcagcaggttgctacgtgtgactacatcggcaaccagggaatgctgtttggaatgat gcacatatgggagagcatcaacggtctgagaaaaattttcaagttttacgacccagagcttctcacagtgcatgggatcaacgatgaagaacagagtcagtcttttgacgatgcggcaagacgattggctaattggttatcattaatgaacaacaaccaccaaatgttctttattccttggaatatcgg gatgcattggacgctagtggtggttgcgccaaggaaaattatccatttaaaccctgtaAAAGGTCGCCCAATTgccgaagaaatagaacaaatgatcggaaggtaa